Proteins co-encoded in one Euzebyales bacterium genomic window:
- the nudC gene encoding NAD(+) diphosphatase: MSSQPLQSLALARGTVDRAARRRSDDAWLKEHWNDRSTRVLLVDGGAAAVTGDPPALLLAAPEDMPPTDSAHRWFLGLDADGTALFAVPAPVDRRRAATLREVGALLSDRDAGLLTTAVALEAWHATHGHCPRCGSPTEVADAGMLRVCTRDGSLQHPRVDPAVIMGVVDGDDRLLLGHQARWPARRFSTLAGFVEPGESLEQAVTREVREETGIVVSAMTYIGSQPWPFPRSLMLGFFAEASSTEITIDDVEIVDARWFTRTALADLVVAGEVVLPPRVSIARRLIERWHGGQLDGPSAHRDG, from the coding sequence GTGAGCAGCCAACCCCTCCAGTCGCTCGCCCTCGCCCGTGGCACGGTCGACCGCGCGGCGCGCCGTCGCTCCGACGACGCCTGGCTCAAGGAACACTGGAACGACCGGTCCACGCGGGTGCTCCTCGTCGACGGCGGAGCGGCGGCCGTTACCGGAGATCCACCGGCCCTGCTCCTGGCAGCGCCCGAGGACATGCCACCGACCGACTCGGCGCACCGTTGGTTCCTGGGACTGGACGCCGACGGCACCGCGCTGTTCGCCGTTCCCGCGCCGGTCGATCGGCGCCGGGCGGCCACCCTGCGGGAGGTCGGCGCACTGCTGTCCGACCGCGACGCCGGTCTGCTGACCACCGCCGTGGCTCTGGAGGCCTGGCATGCGACCCACGGCCACTGCCCGCGGTGCGGGTCGCCCACGGAGGTCGCGGATGCCGGGATGCTACGGGTGTGCACGCGGGACGGATCGCTGCAGCACCCTCGGGTGGACCCGGCCGTGATCATGGGGGTCGTCGACGGCGACGACCGCCTCCTCCTCGGGCACCAGGCCCGCTGGCCCGCACGGCGGTTCTCGACACTGGCGGGCTTCGTCGAACCCGGGGAGTCGCTGGAGCAGGCCGTCACGCGGGAAGTCCGCGAGGAGACCGGGATCGTGGTGAGCGCGATGACCTACATTGGGAGCCAGCCCTGGCCGTTCCCTCGCAGCCTGATGCTGGGGTTCTTCGCGGAGGCGTCGAGCACCGAGATCACGATCGACGACGTCGAGATCGTCGACGCGCGGTGGTTCACCCGGACGGCCCTGGCCGACCTCGTCGTGGCTGGCGAGGTCGTGCTGCCCCCGCGCGTGTCGATCGCACGCCGCCTGATCGAGCGCTGGCACGGCGGACAACTGGACGGACCGTCCGCCCACCGCGACGGCTGA
- a CDS encoding FAD-binding oxidoreductase — protein sequence MTSLPPSSPYVVIGAGVHGLSTAWHLARRLHASGRGVGADVLVIDKTAVGAGASGIACGVVRNNYFQPAMRRLMAHSVGVWESDPDAFAYHPVGYVQISHETMHDDVARIHAEQVDIGYPSTFIEGERASARYLRGLFADWRARNITSVLHEKRGGFAHNTASLEGLAAKATAEGVRIVTGPRVTGLRREDGGAVDAVETDRGTVRCDQVVVAVGPWVRDLWAMLDLPATITVRDGEGGLHDDVTMWTYWLLQEGMLDVDPGILTDEQGHLPPVVHVDTDAPLHDADGALVTDQPWGIYYKPDGAVGGVQGGTMPVRVDAPAGGVAVDPYGPASPHFVVGDDFARMWTAALAHCHSRFADAADHFRRERSGGIGCFTPDSFPVFDTFRENAYVIADSNHGYKMIGVGDLVAAELLGEPQELLEPFRFTRYEQGRLHPVSRSPFPWS from the coding sequence ATGACGTCGCTGCCACCGTCAAGCCCGTACGTGGTCATCGGCGCGGGCGTGCACGGGCTGTCCACAGCGTGGCACCTGGCCAGGCGCCTGCACGCGTCCGGCCGTGGGGTCGGTGCCGACGTGCTGGTCATCGACAAGACCGCCGTGGGCGCGGGCGCATCCGGCATCGCCTGTGGTGTCGTGCGCAACAACTACTTCCAGCCGGCGATGCGGCGCCTCATGGCCCACTCGGTGGGGGTCTGGGAGTCCGACCCGGACGCGTTCGCGTACCACCCGGTCGGCTACGTGCAGATCTCCCACGAGACGATGCACGACGACGTCGCCCGCATCCACGCCGAGCAGGTCGACATCGGCTACCCCTCGACCTTCATCGAGGGGGAGCGTGCCAGCGCGCGCTACCTGCGCGGCCTGTTCGCCGACTGGCGGGCGCGCAACATCACGAGCGTGCTCCACGAGAAGCGGGGCGGCTTCGCCCACAACACCGCGTCCCTCGAGGGCCTGGCGGCCAAGGCCACTGCGGAGGGCGTCCGGATCGTCACGGGACCGCGGGTCACCGGCCTGCGCCGCGAGGACGGCGGCGCGGTCGACGCGGTCGAGACCGACCGCGGCACAGTCCGCTGCGATCAGGTCGTCGTCGCCGTGGGGCCGTGGGTCCGCGATCTCTGGGCGATGCTGGACCTGCCGGCGACCATCACCGTGCGCGACGGCGAGGGCGGGCTGCACGACGACGTCACCATGTGGACCTACTGGCTGCTGCAGGAGGGCATGCTCGACGTCGACCCCGGCATCCTGACCGACGAGCAGGGGCACCTACCCCCGGTCGTCCACGTCGACACCGACGCTCCGTTGCACGACGCGGACGGCGCGCTGGTCACCGACCAGCCGTGGGGGATCTACTACAAGCCCGACGGCGCCGTCGGCGGGGTGCAGGGCGGCACCATGCCGGTCCGCGTCGACGCGCCCGCCGGCGGCGTCGCCGTCGATCCCTACGGCCCGGCCAGTCCCCACTTCGTCGTTGGAGACGACTTCGCACGGATGTGGACCGCTGCACTCGCCCACTGCCACAGTCGCTTCGCCGACGCCGCGGACCACTTCCGGCGCGAGCGGTCCGGAGGCATCGGCTGTTTCACCCCCGACAGCTTCCCCGTGTTCGACACGTTCCGGGAGAACGCCTACGTGATCGCCGACTCGAACCACGGCTACAAGATGATCGGTGTGGGCGACCTGGTGGCCGCCGAGCTGCTGGGGGAGCCGCAGGAACTGCTCGAGCCGTTCCGCTTCACCCGGTACGAACAGGGCCGGCTCCACCCGGTGAGCAGGTCACCGTTCCCGTGGAGCTGA